A genome region from Anastrepha ludens isolate Willacy chromosome 3, idAnaLude1.1, whole genome shotgun sequence includes the following:
- the LOC128858739 gene encoding acidic phospholipase A2 PA4 isoform X4, protein MSSRLFILVLTVALIVAVFINGGNGSAVLISDNTMSVMVELSSRHPFCKMHTDRGDIQRMLLQSDPRRIRQVPRESVMELKEVCLKSGSYGREFRGGLGFIYPGTKWCGPGTAAVDYNDLGPHVAEDRCCREHDHCPNVLNVGECRRGLCNTGTFTRSHCDCDARLRKCLQSLNTETANTLGAIFYNVVQVTCFQERSPCSAHQRAGYNKTEQDTICAQWQYQPSEKYVPSAPGRT, encoded by the exons ATGTCAAGCCGGCTCTTCATACTCGTACTTACAGTGGCACTGATTGTGGCAGTATTTATAAACGGTGGCAATGGTTCGGCGGTATTGATCTCGGACAATACCATGTCAGTGATGGTGGAACTTTCATCGCGTCATCCATTCTGCAAAATGCACACGGATCG CGGTGATATTCAACGCATGCTGCTGCAATCGGATCCCAGACGCATCCGACAGGTGCCACGTGAATCGGTTATGGAGCTGAAGGAAGTATGCTTGAAGTCCGGTTCGTATGGACGAGAGTTTAGAGGTGGCTTGGGTTTCATCTATCCTGGCACGAAATGGTGTGGACCAG gTACCGCCGCCGTCGACTACAATGACTTAGGGCCACATGTAGCCGAGGATCGGTGCTGTCGCGAACACGATCACTGTCCAAATGTGTTGAATGTGGGCGAGTGTCGTCGTGGTCTCTGCAATACGGGCACTTTTACGCGTTCGCATTGTGATTGTGATGCGCGGCTACGCAAGTGCTTGCAGTCACTTAATACAG AAACCGCCAACACACTGGGCGCCATCTTTTACAACGTCGTGCAAGTGACTTGCTTTCAAGAGCGCAGCCCCTGCTCGGCGCACCAAAG GGCTGGTTATAACAAAACGGAACAGGATACCATCTGCGCTCAATGGCAATATCAACCATCTGAAAAATATGTACCCAGTGCACCCGGCCGAACTTAA
- the LOC128858739 gene encoding uncharacterized protein LOC128858739 isoform X2 → MSSRLFILVLTVALIVAVFINGGNGSAVLISDNTMSVMVELSSRHPFCKMHTDRGDIQRMLLQSDPRRIRQVPRESVMELKEVCLKSGSYGREFRGGLGFIYPGTKWCGPGTAAVDYNDLGPHVAEDRCCREHDHCPNVLNVGECRRGLCNTGTFTRSHCDCDARLRKCLQSLNTETANTLGAIFYNVVQVTCFQERSPCSAHQRFEDFYYRTNRCDIKFRQADLYVPPNAGNVIEKILSHPYGLAQNFPYYPEAPQDNGYYGRSLRSDPSPSLKDNFNTFTRRLGVKVASVGLAAVNIFREIVQSPRGVWNTLNSRVSADLPNGNGGGSGREGYYYGRPNRGPPQGPGYYYNQRNEVSRNNFWDY, encoded by the exons ATGTCAAGCCGGCTCTTCATACTCGTACTTACAGTGGCACTGATTGTGGCAGTATTTATAAACGGTGGCAATGGTTCGGCGGTATTGATCTCGGACAATACCATGTCAGTGATGGTGGAACTTTCATCGCGTCATCCATTCTGCAAAATGCACACGGATCG CGGTGATATTCAACGCATGCTGCTGCAATCGGATCCCAGACGCATCCGACAGGTGCCACGTGAATCGGTTATGGAGCTGAAGGAAGTATGCTTGAAGTCCGGTTCGTATGGACGAGAGTTTAGAGGTGGCTTGGGTTTCATCTATCCTGGCACGAAATGGTGTGGACCAG gTACCGCCGCCGTCGACTACAATGACTTAGGGCCACATGTAGCCGAGGATCGGTGCTGTCGCGAACACGATCACTGTCCAAATGTGTTGAATGTGGGCGAGTGTCGTCGTGGTCTCTGCAATACGGGCACTTTTACGCGTTCGCATTGTGATTGTGATGCGCGGCTACGCAAGTGCTTGCAGTCACTTAATACAG AAACCGCCAACACACTGGGCGCCATCTTTTACAACGTCGTGCAAGTGACTTGCTTTCAAGAGCGCAGCCCCTGCTCGGCGCACCAAAGGTTCGAAGATTTCTATTATCGTACAAATCGTTGTGATATTAAGTTTCGTCAAGCGGATCTTTATGTGCCGCCCAATGCGGGCAATGtcattgagaaaattttgtcacACCCCTATGGTTTGGCACAGAATTTTCCCTACTACCCTGAAGCACCTCAAGATAATGGATACTACGGTCGTTCGTTACGCTCAGACCCAAGCCCGAGCCTAAAAGACAACTTCAATACGTTCACGCGCCGTTTGGGCGTAAAAGTGGCGTCAGTGGGTCTGGCAGCGGTGAATATTTTTCGTGAAATCGTGCAGAGTCCGCGTGGTGTTTGGAACACTTTGAATTCACGCGTGAGTGCTGATTTGCCAAATGGCAATGGAGGTGGTTCAGGAAGAGAGGGTTACTACTATGGCAGACCGAATAGAGGACCGCCACAGGGACCCGGGTATTACTATAATCAAAGGAACGAGGTGTCGAGAAATAATTTTTGGGATTATTGA
- the LOC128858739 gene encoding uncharacterized protein LOC128858739 isoform X1, with protein MSSRLFILVLTVALIVAVFINGGNGSAVLISDNTMSVMVELSSRHPFCKMHTDRGDIQRMLLQSDPRRIRQVPRESVMELKEVCLKSGSYGREFRGGLGFIYPGTKWCGPGSTAAVDYNDLGPHVAEDRCCREHDHCPNVLNVGECRRGLCNTGTFTRSHCDCDARLRKCLQSLNTETANTLGAIFYNVVQVTCFQERSPCSAHQRFEDFYYRTNRCDIKFRQADLYVPPNAGNVIEKILSHPYGLAQNFPYYPEAPQDNGYYGRSLRSDPSPSLKDNFNTFTRRLGVKVASVGLAAVNIFREIVQSPRGVWNTLNSRVSADLPNGNGGGSGREGYYYGRPNRGPPQGPGYYYNQRNEVSRNNFWDY; from the exons ATGTCAAGCCGGCTCTTCATACTCGTACTTACAGTGGCACTGATTGTGGCAGTATTTATAAACGGTGGCAATGGTTCGGCGGTATTGATCTCGGACAATACCATGTCAGTGATGGTGGAACTTTCATCGCGTCATCCATTCTGCAAAATGCACACGGATCG CGGTGATATTCAACGCATGCTGCTGCAATCGGATCCCAGACGCATCCGACAGGTGCCACGTGAATCGGTTATGGAGCTGAAGGAAGTATGCTTGAAGTCCGGTTCGTATGGACGAGAGTTTAGAGGTGGCTTGGGTTTCATCTATCCTGGCACGAAATGGTGTGGACCAGGTA gTACCGCCGCCGTCGACTACAATGACTTAGGGCCACATGTAGCCGAGGATCGGTGCTGTCGCGAACACGATCACTGTCCAAATGTGTTGAATGTGGGCGAGTGTCGTCGTGGTCTCTGCAATACGGGCACTTTTACGCGTTCGCATTGTGATTGTGATGCGCGGCTACGCAAGTGCTTGCAGTCACTTAATACAG AAACCGCCAACACACTGGGCGCCATCTTTTACAACGTCGTGCAAGTGACTTGCTTTCAAGAGCGCAGCCCCTGCTCGGCGCACCAAAGGTTCGAAGATTTCTATTATCGTACAAATCGTTGTGATATTAAGTTTCGTCAAGCGGATCTTTATGTGCCGCCCAATGCGGGCAATGtcattgagaaaattttgtcacACCCCTATGGTTTGGCACAGAATTTTCCCTACTACCCTGAAGCACCTCAAGATAATGGATACTACGGTCGTTCGTTACGCTCAGACCCAAGCCCGAGCCTAAAAGACAACTTCAATACGTTCACGCGCCGTTTGGGCGTAAAAGTGGCGTCAGTGGGTCTGGCAGCGGTGAATATTTTTCGTGAAATCGTGCAGAGTCCGCGTGGTGTTTGGAACACTTTGAATTCACGCGTGAGTGCTGATTTGCCAAATGGCAATGGAGGTGGTTCAGGAAGAGAGGGTTACTACTATGGCAGACCGAATAGAGGACCGCCACAGGGACCCGGGTATTACTATAATCAAAGGAACGAGGTGTCGAGAAATAATTTTTGGGATTATTGA
- the LOC128858739 gene encoding acidic phospholipase A2 PA4 isoform X3: MSSRLFILVLTVALIVAVFINGGNGSAVLISDNTMSVMVELSSRHPFCKMHTDRGDIQRMLLQSDPRRIRQVPRESVMELKEVCLKSGSYGREFRGGLGFIYPGTKWCGPGSTAAVDYNDLGPHVAEDRCCREHDHCPNVLNVGECRRGLCNTGTFTRSHCDCDARLRKCLQSLNTETANTLGAIFYNVVQVTCFQERSPCSAHQRAGYNKTEQDTICAQWQYQPSEKYVPSAPGRT; this comes from the exons ATGTCAAGCCGGCTCTTCATACTCGTACTTACAGTGGCACTGATTGTGGCAGTATTTATAAACGGTGGCAATGGTTCGGCGGTATTGATCTCGGACAATACCATGTCAGTGATGGTGGAACTTTCATCGCGTCATCCATTCTGCAAAATGCACACGGATCG CGGTGATATTCAACGCATGCTGCTGCAATCGGATCCCAGACGCATCCGACAGGTGCCACGTGAATCGGTTATGGAGCTGAAGGAAGTATGCTTGAAGTCCGGTTCGTATGGACGAGAGTTTAGAGGTGGCTTGGGTTTCATCTATCCTGGCACGAAATGGTGTGGACCAGGTA gTACCGCCGCCGTCGACTACAATGACTTAGGGCCACATGTAGCCGAGGATCGGTGCTGTCGCGAACACGATCACTGTCCAAATGTGTTGAATGTGGGCGAGTGTCGTCGTGGTCTCTGCAATACGGGCACTTTTACGCGTTCGCATTGTGATTGTGATGCGCGGCTACGCAAGTGCTTGCAGTCACTTAATACAG AAACCGCCAACACACTGGGCGCCATCTTTTACAACGTCGTGCAAGTGACTTGCTTTCAAGAGCGCAGCCCCTGCTCGGCGCACCAAAG GGCTGGTTATAACAAAACGGAACAGGATACCATCTGCGCTCAATGGCAATATCAACCATCTGAAAAATATGTACCCAGTGCACCCGGCCGAACTTAA